One segment of Variovorax sp. PAMC28562 DNA contains the following:
- a CDS encoding ABC transporter permease, which produces MSAKRDPQLLFLVGINLVVLLAGAVMSRGAFIDPYNLQSMAGQLPELGLLAMGVMLAMSSGNGGIDLSGISLANLAGVTSALLVSPLISADDAPILFTAAFAAVALVVGLVGGIVNGLLIARIGLTPILCTLGTQLVFTGLAVVLSGGPSVRVGSAGPLMEIGNGLVFGVPISFLIFCAVMVSVGAVLKFSPFGIRLFLMGTNPKAARYAGFGQTRLLVTTYGLCGVLAGVAGVLIASRNVNVKWDYGQSYLLIAILITVMAGVKPEGGYGRMTCLFLSATALQLLSSMLNFADVSNFFRDCAWGALLLAFLAISRYDIGSLFRRPIRSVTSSLQTPPASKTLS; this is translated from the coding sequence CGTACAACCTTCAGTCGATGGCCGGCCAGTTGCCCGAGCTCGGCTTGCTCGCAATGGGCGTGATGTTGGCAATGAGCTCCGGCAACGGCGGCATCGATCTGTCGGGCATCTCGTTGGCCAATCTGGCCGGCGTCACTTCGGCGTTGTTGGTGTCGCCGCTTATCTCCGCCGATGACGCCCCGATACTCTTCACGGCAGCCTTCGCAGCGGTCGCCCTCGTCGTCGGATTGGTCGGCGGCATCGTCAACGGGCTTCTGATCGCACGAATCGGCCTGACTCCGATTCTGTGCACGCTGGGTACCCAACTCGTGTTCACCGGGCTGGCCGTGGTCTTGTCGGGCGGGCCGTCGGTCAGGGTCGGGAGTGCCGGGCCATTGATGGAAATCGGCAACGGCTTGGTTTTCGGGGTGCCAATTTCGTTTCTCATCTTCTGCGCCGTCATGGTGTCGGTCGGCGCGGTTCTGAAGTTCAGTCCCTTTGGCATCCGCTTGTTTCTCATGGGCACGAATCCCAAGGCGGCGCGGTACGCAGGGTTCGGACAGACCCGCCTGCTCGTCACGACCTACGGTCTTTGCGGCGTGCTTGCCGGGGTCGCCGGTGTGCTGATCGCTTCGAGAAACGTCAACGTGAAGTGGGACTACGGCCAGTCGTATCTGCTGATCGCGATTTTGATTACCGTCATGGCGGGCGTGAAGCCGGAAGGTGGCTATGGCCGGATGACTTGCCTCTTCCTGTCTGCGACGGCGCTGCAATTGCTGTCGAGCATGCTCAATTTTGCCGACGTTTCGAACTTCTTTCGCGACTGCGCCTGGGGTGCTCTGCTTCTGGCGTTTCTCGCCATCAGCCGCTACGACATCGGCAGCCTTTTCAGACGACCGATTCGATCTGTCACCTCCTCGCTGCAGACCCCTCCTGCATCGAAGACTCTGTCCTGA